A region from the Paraburkholderia youngii genome encodes:
- a CDS encoding lysylphosphatidylglycerol synthase domain-containing protein, with protein sequence MMKHLGRAAALAGLLISLWLVWREDPRAVLSALRAAGAGLVLAALAHVLPMVANACDWRSLIRGANRPSFGRMMHLVWVRESVNSMLPVARIGGELVAFRMFKRWGVRPSTAVASTIVDMQLTLISQLMFTMVGIGFLFANAQSGALRLAGQLAWGVVALTPLLLLFGLVQHANPFERITRVANNMTSGKLTALVGQSAQIDQSIKVIWRRRAVVLRYLFFWQPLQCVLTSLEIWLALYFLGARVTLVEAIVIESLIQAVSSAAFFVPGGLGVQEGAFVLIGGALGLDPATCLALAAARRIRDLLMFVPGLIAWQLFEASGSARPHAAPHGVGAGLAKQRSGVADVNRGGERR encoded by the coding sequence ATGATGAAGCATCTGGGCCGCGCGGCCGCGCTCGCGGGTTTGCTGATCTCTTTGTGGCTGGTCTGGCGCGAAGATCCGCGCGCGGTGCTCAGCGCGTTGCGCGCAGCCGGCGCGGGCCTCGTGCTGGCCGCGTTGGCGCACGTGCTGCCAATGGTCGCCAACGCCTGCGACTGGCGCTCGCTGATTCGCGGCGCGAATCGCCCGAGCTTCGGCAGGATGATGCATCTGGTATGGGTGCGCGAATCGGTCAACTCCATGCTGCCGGTCGCGCGGATCGGCGGCGAACTCGTGGCGTTCCGCATGTTCAAGCGCTGGGGCGTCCGGCCATCGACAGCGGTCGCCAGCACCATCGTCGATATGCAACTGACCTTGATCAGTCAGCTGATGTTCACGATGGTCGGCATCGGCTTTCTGTTCGCCAACGCGCAATCGGGCGCGCTGCGGCTCGCCGGGCAGCTCGCGTGGGGCGTGGTCGCGTTGACGCCGCTGCTATTGCTGTTCGGGCTCGTGCAGCATGCGAATCCGTTCGAGCGCATCACGCGCGTGGCAAACAATATGACGAGCGGCAAGCTGACCGCGCTGGTCGGCCAGTCCGCGCAGATCGATCAATCGATCAAGGTGATCTGGCGACGCCGCGCGGTCGTGCTGCGCTATCTGTTTTTCTGGCAGCCGCTGCAATGCGTTCTGACCTCGCTGGAAATCTGGCTCGCGCTGTATTTCCTCGGCGCGCGCGTGACGCTCGTCGAGGCGATCGTGATCGAATCGCTGATCCAGGCGGTCAGCAGCGCCGCGTTCTTCGTGCCGGGCGGTCTCGGCGTGCAGGAGGGCGCCTTCGTACTGATTGGCGGCGCACTCGGGCTCGATCCCGCCACCTGTCTTGCGCTCGCGGCCGCGCGGCGCATTCGCGACCTGCTGATGTTCGTGCCGGGCCTGATCGCGTGGCAGTTGTTCGAGGCGTCCGGCAGCGCGCGGCCGCATGCCGCGCCACACGGGGTGGGCGCCGGGCTGGCCAAACAGCGTTCGGGCGTCGCTGACGTGAACCGCGGCGGCGAGCGGCGCTGA
- a CDS encoding response regulator: MRLLLVEDDELIGCGVEAGLRQAGFTVDWARDGHKASLALDTTQYALVVLDLGLPRVSGTELLKRMRDAGNDVPVLVLTAKGTVVDRVGGLEAGADDYLGKPFDLTELVARCRALLRRAQGRSIDLIRYQNLTVNPAAQTVQIDEARVPLTSREWAILLQLLTNLGIPQSRSRLEESLYGWQEEIESNAIEVHVSNLRKKLGANLIKTVRNIGYVMEKE; encoded by the coding sequence ATGCGCTTACTCCTCGTAGAAGACGACGAGCTCATCGGCTGCGGTGTCGAAGCGGGCCTCCGCCAGGCCGGCTTCACGGTCGACTGGGCACGCGACGGCCACAAGGCCAGCCTCGCGCTCGACACGACTCAATATGCATTGGTGGTACTCGACCTCGGCCTGCCACGCGTGAGCGGCACGGAGCTGCTCAAACGCATGCGCGACGCCGGCAATGACGTGCCGGTGCTGGTGTTGACCGCGAAAGGCACGGTCGTCGATCGCGTCGGCGGTCTCGAAGCGGGCGCCGACGACTATCTCGGCAAGCCGTTCGATCTCACCGAGCTGGTCGCGCGGTGCCGCGCGCTGTTGCGCCGCGCACAAGGTCGCAGTATCGATCTGATTCGTTACCAGAATCTGACAGTGAATCCGGCCGCGCAAACAGTGCAGATCGACGAGGCGCGCGTGCCGCTTACATCGCGCGAATGGGCGATTCTGCTGCAACTGCTGACCAATCTCGGCATTCCGCAGTCGCGCTCGCGGCTCGAAGAAAGCCTGTACGGCTGGCAGGAAGAAATCGAAAGCAATGCGATCGAGGTGCATGTGTCGAACCTGCGCAAGAAGCTCGGCGCAAATCTGATCAAGACCGTGCGCAACATCGGCTATGTGATGGAGAAAGAATGA
- the hpnK gene encoding hopanoid biosynthesis-associated protein HpnK encodes MIARGKPAQPRGLIITADDFGLHQRVNFAVERAHRNGVLRAASLMVGAPAAEDAVARAHTLPELRVGLHLVLADGAALAPREQVAALLDENGRFGSNMVRDGVRFFFLPHVRRQLAYEIRAQFEAFAATGLRLDHVNTHKHFHLHPTVLGLILDIGRDYGMKAMRLPFEANAPLWLRPWVAHVKTRLERAGIAHNDYVVGIAASGRMDEASWLAALANLPHGVGEIYCHPALAGDALSEGMHDYRHADELQALLSPKVAAAIRALGARVGGFADVLA; translated from the coding sequence GTGATAGCGCGCGGCAAACCGGCCCAGCCGCGCGGACTGATCATCACCGCCGACGATTTCGGCCTGCATCAGCGCGTCAATTTCGCGGTCGAGCGCGCGCACCGCAACGGTGTGCTGCGCGCGGCAAGTCTGATGGTCGGCGCGCCGGCCGCCGAAGACGCGGTTGCGCGCGCGCATACGCTGCCGGAACTGCGCGTGGGCCTGCATCTGGTGCTGGCCGACGGCGCCGCGCTGGCGCCGCGCGAGCAGGTCGCCGCGCTGCTCGACGAGAACGGCCGCTTCGGCAGCAACATGGTGCGCGACGGCGTGCGCTTCTTCTTTCTGCCGCACGTGCGCCGGCAACTCGCCTACGAAATCCGCGCGCAATTCGAAGCCTTCGCCGCGACCGGCCTCAGGCTCGACCACGTGAACACGCACAAGCATTTTCATCTGCATCCGACCGTGCTCGGCCTGATCCTCGACATCGGCCGCGACTACGGCATGAAGGCGATGCGTCTGCCGTTCGAAGCGAACGCGCCGCTGTGGCTGCGGCCGTGGGTCGCGCACGTGAAGACGCGGCTCGAGCGCGCGGGGATCGCGCACAACGACTACGTGGTCGGCATTGCGGCGAGCGGGCGCATGGACGAGGCGAGCTGGCTCGCCGCGCTCGCGAATCTGCCGCATGGCGTCGGCGAAATCTATTGTCATCCGGCGCTGGCCGGTGACGCGCTCAGCGAGGGCATGCACGACTACCGGCATGCCGACGAGTTGCAGGCGCTGTTGTCGCCAAAGGTGGCCGCCGCGATCCGCGCGCTCGGCGCGCGAGTCGGCGGGTTCGCGGATGTGCTTGCGTAG
- the hpnI gene encoding bacteriohopanetetrol glucosamine biosynthesis glycosyltransferase HpnI yields MAAHALIACQWLLLAGCVSASIYTVAAALAMPFFTARHKSNHHGGRAVNGAYGGSLVGSSDGPGGPFAQVGVSVLKPLCGAEPRLYENLRTFCEQRHQHFQLVLGVSSPHDPAIAVVRRLQAAYPRCDIELAIDTRVHGSNLKVSNLINMAARARHDVIVIADSDIAVDSDYLDSVAAPLADPSVGVVTCLYVARGVGGFWPRVGALFINEWFAPSVRVAHAMGSRRFGFGATLALRRATLERIGGFEALKNCLADDYWLAEHVRALGLQTVLSRVMVATDVIEPTFAALWQRETRWLRTIRSVNPPGFVSLLITFPTPWLLTSAGLTVSLATCAHAPFAAVVASASATALCVGARLLLHLRAARRARTFWRDLPLVPLRDTLLALQWLVSAFGSHVVWRGERMQLGTPSAERSGRLDSLT; encoded by the coding sequence ATGGCGGCCCACGCGTTGATTGCATGTCAATGGCTTCTGTTGGCCGGCTGCGTTAGCGCTTCGATCTACACGGTAGCCGCCGCGCTCGCCATGCCGTTTTTCACCGCGCGGCATAAATCGAACCATCATGGCGGCAGGGCGGTCAATGGCGCATACGGCGGTTCGCTAGTGGGTTCGTCCGATGGACCAGGCGGGCCGTTCGCGCAGGTCGGTGTCAGCGTGCTGAAGCCGCTGTGCGGCGCCGAACCGCGTCTCTACGAGAATCTCCGGACCTTCTGCGAGCAGCGGCATCAGCATTTTCAGCTGGTGCTGGGCGTGTCGTCGCCGCACGATCCCGCCATCGCGGTGGTGCGCCGCTTGCAGGCCGCCTATCCCAGGTGCGACATCGAACTCGCGATCGACACGCGCGTACATGGCAGCAATCTGAAAGTCAGCAACCTGATCAACATGGCCGCACGCGCTCGCCACGACGTGATCGTGATCGCCGACAGCGACATCGCGGTCGACTCCGACTATCTCGACAGCGTCGCCGCGCCGCTCGCGGACCCGAGCGTCGGCGTGGTCACGTGCCTGTACGTCGCGCGCGGCGTCGGCGGCTTCTGGCCGCGCGTCGGTGCGCTGTTCATCAACGAGTGGTTCGCGCCGTCGGTGCGGGTCGCCCATGCGATGGGCTCGCGCCGCTTCGGTTTCGGCGCGACCCTCGCGTTGCGGCGCGCGACGCTGGAGCGCATCGGCGGCTTCGAGGCACTGAAAAACTGCCTCGCCGACGACTACTGGCTCGCCGAGCACGTGCGCGCTCTCGGTCTGCAAACGGTGCTGTCGCGGGTGATGGTCGCCACCGACGTGATCGAGCCGACCTTCGCGGCGCTGTGGCAGCGCGAAACGCGCTGGCTGCGCACGATCCGCTCGGTCAATCCGCCGGGTTTCGTGTCGCTGCTGATCACATTCCCCACACCGTGGCTGTTGACGAGCGCAGGGCTGACCGTGTCGCTCGCAACCTGTGCTCACGCGCCGTTCGCGGCGGTGGTCGCGAGCGCGTCGGCGACCGCGCTCTGCGTTGGTGCGCGCCTGCTGCTGCATTTGCGTGCGGCGCGCCGTGCGCGCACGTTCTGGCGGGATCTGCCGCTGGTGCCGTTGCGCGATACGCTGCTCGCGCTCCAGTGGCTCGTCAGCGCGTTCGGTTCGCACGTCGTGTGGCGCGGCGAGCGCATGCAGCTCGGCACGCCGTCCGCCGAGCGCAGCGGCCGGCTGGACAGCCTCACGTGA
- the hpnI gene encoding bacteriohopanetetrol glucosamine biosynthesis glycosyltransferase HpnI → MSAVHIAAVTLAYACAAATVVGIGYTVLASALIGRFFARAVAVPSSFPPITVIKPLHGNEWALLDNLSSFCAQDYPGPVQFLFGVHDSADPALQTVDELRRLHPRADIAVVADARLYGPNRKISNILNMLPQARHDVLVFADSDVCVGPDYLRNVIGELQKPGVGLVTCAYRGQPDPGFWPRLSAIATNYQFLPGVVTGLALGLARPCFGQTIAMRRDTYERIGGFKPFVRHLAEDYEIGAAVRAAGEQVTIPPFAIAHACVEASAAQLVTHELRWSRTIRRIDPLGHFGTALVHPLPFALLALACSGGAPWAWLLAAVTVLARVALKWRADRALRQRCRDLWLLPLWDIVSFAIFVASFRSSRVIWRGFSFKVDGDGLLSAAQDE, encoded by the coding sequence GTGAGCGCCGTACACATCGCCGCCGTCACGCTCGCGTACGCGTGCGCGGCGGCGACTGTTGTCGGCATCGGCTACACCGTGCTCGCAAGCGCGCTGATCGGGCGCTTCTTCGCGAGGGCGGTGGCCGTTCCCTCCAGCTTTCCACCCATTACGGTGATCAAACCGTTGCACGGCAACGAGTGGGCGCTGCTCGATAATCTGTCGAGCTTCTGCGCCCAGGATTATCCGGGGCCCGTGCAATTCCTGTTCGGCGTGCACGACTCGGCCGACCCCGCGCTGCAAACCGTCGACGAACTGCGGCGCCTGCATCCGCGCGCGGACATCGCCGTGGTCGCCGATGCGCGCCTGTACGGCCCGAACCGCAAGATCAGCAACATCCTCAACATGCTGCCGCAGGCGCGCCACGACGTGCTCGTGTTCGCCGACAGCGACGTGTGCGTCGGCCCCGACTATCTGCGCAACGTGATCGGCGAATTGCAGAAGCCGGGCGTCGGGCTCGTCACCTGCGCGTATCGCGGCCAGCCCGATCCGGGTTTCTGGCCGCGGCTGTCGGCGATCGCCACCAACTACCAGTTCCTGCCGGGCGTCGTCACCGGACTCGCGCTCGGGCTCGCACGCCCGTGCTTCGGTCAGACCATCGCGATGCGGCGCGACACCTACGAGCGGATCGGCGGCTTCAAGCCGTTCGTGCGGCACCTGGCCGAAGACTACGAAATCGGCGCGGCGGTGCGCGCGGCGGGCGAGCAGGTCACGATTCCGCCGTTCGCGATCGCGCATGCCTGTGTCGAAGCGAGCGCCGCGCAACTGGTGACGCACGAACTGCGCTGGAGCCGCACGATCCGCCGCATCGATCCGCTCGGACACTTCGGTACCGCGCTCGTGCATCCGTTGCCGTTCGCGCTGCTCGCGCTCGCGTGCTCGGGCGGCGCGCCGTGGGCGTGGCTGCTCGCGGCAGTGACGGTGCTCGCGCGTGTCGCGTTGAAGTGGCGCGCGGATCGGGCGTTGCGTCAGCGCTGCCGCGATCTGTGGCTACTGCCGTTATGGGATATCGTATCGTTTGCGATTTTCGTCGCGAGCTTCCGCTCCTCGCGGGTGATCTGGCGGGGCTTCAGCTTCAAGGTCGACGGCGACGGGCTGCTGTCGGCGGCACAGGACGAATGA
- the hpnJ gene encoding hopanoid biosynthesis associated radical SAM protein HpnJ, whose protein sequence is MKTLFLQAPSYDGFDGGAGSRYQAKREVRSFWYPTWLAQPAALVPDSRVLDATADGLSVEAALDIASQYELVVIHTSTPSFPTDALFAQDLKKRKPSLLIGMVGAKVAVDPHNSLIATEAIDFVCREEFDYTCKEISEGKPFSQILGLSYRAPDGSIEHNEARPILENMDELPFVAPIYKRDLTIKNYFNGYLKHPYVSLYTGRGCRSKCTFCLWPQTVGGHRYRVRSVENVLEEVKWIRDNMPEVKEIMFDDDTFTDFKPRAEEIARGMGKLGVTWSCNAKANVPYSTLKIMKENGLRLLLVGYESGDDQILLNVKKGLRTDIARRFAQDCRTLGIKVHGTFIIGLPGETQETIQKTIEYAKEINPLTIQVSLAAPYPGTRLYHQAVESGWLAENKVINLVSKQGVQLAAIGYPHLSRDEMYHQLENFYKRFYFRPSKIWEILREMLTSWDMMKRRLREGVEFFRFLRAHEA, encoded by the coding sequence ATGAAAACTCTGTTCTTGCAGGCGCCGTCGTACGACGGCTTCGATGGTGGCGCGGGTTCGCGCTATCAGGCCAAGCGTGAAGTTCGCTCGTTCTGGTATCCGACGTGGCTCGCACAACCCGCCGCACTCGTTCCCGACAGCCGCGTGCTCGACGCAACGGCAGACGGCCTGTCCGTTGAAGCCGCGCTCGACATCGCTTCGCAATACGAGCTGGTGGTGATTCACACCAGCACGCCATCCTTCCCGACCGACGCACTGTTCGCCCAGGACCTCAAGAAGCGCAAGCCGTCGCTGCTGATCGGCATGGTCGGTGCGAAGGTCGCGGTCGATCCGCATAATTCGCTGATCGCGACCGAGGCCATCGACTTCGTTTGCCGCGAGGAATTCGACTACACCTGCAAGGAAATCTCCGAGGGCAAGCCGTTCTCGCAGATCCTGGGCCTGAGCTATCGCGCCCCCGACGGCTCGATCGAACACAACGAAGCGCGCCCGATTCTCGAGAACATGGACGAGCTGCCGTTCGTCGCGCCGATCTACAAGCGTGATCTGACCATCAAGAACTACTTCAACGGCTACCTGAAGCATCCGTACGTGTCGCTGTACACCGGCCGCGGCTGCCGCTCGAAGTGCACGTTCTGTCTGTGGCCGCAAACGGTCGGCGGCCATCGCTATCGGGTGCGTTCAGTCGAGAACGTGCTCGAGGAAGTGAAGTGGATTCGCGACAACATGCCCGAAGTCAAGGAGATCATGTTCGACGACGACACGTTCACCGACTTCAAGCCGCGCGCCGAAGAAATTGCGCGCGGCATGGGCAAGCTGGGCGTCACGTGGTCGTGCAACGCGAAGGCCAACGTGCCTTACTCGACGCTGAAGATCATGAAGGAAAACGGCCTGCGCCTGCTGCTGGTCGGCTACGAGTCCGGCGACGACCAGATCCTGCTGAACGTCAAGAAGGGCCTGCGCACGGACATCGCGCGGCGCTTCGCGCAGGACTGCCGCACGCTCGGCATCAAGGTGCACGGCACCTTCATTATCGGCTTGCCCGGCGAGACCCAGGAAACGATCCAGAAGACCATCGAGTACGCGAAAGAGATCAATCCGCTGACCATCCAGGTGTCGCTCGCCGCGCCGTATCCGGGCACCCGGCTCTATCACCAGGCGGTCGAGAGCGGCTGGCTCGCGGAGAACAAGGTGATCAATCTCGTCAGCAAGCAGGGCGTGCAACTCGCGGCGATCGGCTATCCACATCTGTCGCGCGACGAGATGTACCACCAGCTCGAGAACTTCTATAAACGCTTTTATTTCCGGCCGTCGAAGATCTGGGAGATCCTGCGCGAAATGCTGACGAGCTGGGACATGATGAAACGGCGCCTGCGCGAAGGCGTCGAATTTTTCCGCTTCCTGCGCGCGCACGAGGCGTGA
- a CDS encoding ATP-binding protein, which translates to MIGPSIRRRLVLLVLASIALVWGGALASSYRQATREVGLWEQARLAELAQMLALLDSANLMTLANARIDLREEERNGEAGANNYDDDDTLPRDALFQVRSADGVVLAGSPQLHALAAWDLPLPPASGAQDVMLVGELYHSFTLRETVLGHSVRVFEPANTRSDLVSEIASRIARPTLIALPVLAVLVWFSIGWSLAPLKVLSAALSSRDINRMEPVGIGRTPLEVRPLVDAINQMLARLQHALELERAFTADAAHELKTPLAAIKVQAQVALAEPDIGLQRLAMERVVQGVDRSARLAEQLLLLARLDVQEKLPTEPVKPAAIARDTLLANRRNAQQKHINVMLVGDMLAEIDAEPVLIGILLDNLLDNAIKYGRTGGNIEVAVRHADEHVQLSVRDDGPGVEPDDLARLTNRFFRATGNQATGSGLGLSIVARIAEHFGASLQLGAGIGGRGLAVQVSFPAYRAPR; encoded by the coding sequence ATGATCGGTCCGTCGATCCGGCGGCGCCTCGTGCTGCTGGTGCTGGCGAGCATCGCGCTCGTCTGGGGCGGCGCGCTCGCGTCGAGCTACCGGCAGGCGACGCGCGAAGTCGGCCTATGGGAGCAAGCCCGCCTCGCCGAACTCGCGCAGATGCTCGCGCTGCTCGATTCGGCCAATCTGATGACGCTCGCGAATGCGCGCATCGACCTGCGCGAAGAAGAGCGAAACGGCGAAGCCGGCGCGAACAACTACGATGACGACGACACCCTGCCGCGCGATGCGCTTTTCCAGGTGCGCTCGGCCGACGGCGTCGTGCTGGCAGGCAGCCCGCAACTGCATGCGCTGGCCGCGTGGGATTTGCCGTTGCCGCCCGCGAGCGGCGCGCAAGACGTGATGCTGGTCGGTGAGCTCTATCACTCGTTCACGTTGCGCGAGACCGTGCTCGGCCACAGCGTGCGCGTGTTCGAGCCGGCCAATACCCGCAGCGACCTGGTGAGCGAAATCGCGAGCCGCATCGCACGGCCCACGCTGATCGCGCTGCCGGTGCTCGCGGTGCTCGTGTGGTTCAGCATCGGCTGGAGCCTCGCGCCGCTGAAGGTGCTATCGGCCGCGCTCAGTTCTCGCGACATCAACCGCATGGAACCGGTCGGCATCGGCCGCACGCCGCTCGAGGTGCGCCCGCTCGTCGATGCGATCAACCAGATGCTCGCGCGTCTGCAGCATGCGCTCGAACTCGAACGCGCCTTCACCGCCGATGCCGCGCACGAACTGAAGACGCCGCTCGCCGCGATCAAGGTGCAGGCGCAGGTCGCGCTCGCGGAGCCCGACATCGGGCTGCAGCGGCTCGCGATGGAGCGCGTCGTGCAAGGCGTCGATCGCAGCGCCCGGCTCGCCGAGCAGTTGCTGCTGCTCGCGCGGCTCGACGTGCAGGAGAAGCTGCCCACCGAGCCGGTGAAGCCGGCCGCGATCGCGAGAGATACGCTGCTTGCGAACCGGCGTAATGCGCAGCAAAAGCACATCAACGTGATGCTGGTCGGCGACATGCTCGCCGAGATCGATGCGGAGCCGGTGCTGATCGGCATCCTGCTCGACAATCTGCTCGACAACGCGATCAAGTATGGACGTACGGGGGGCAATATCGAAGTCGCGGTGCGCCATGCCGACGAGCACGTGCAGCTGAGCGTGCGGGACGACGGTCCCGGCGTCGAGCCAGACGATCTCGCGCGCCTCACGAACCGCTTTTTCCGCGCGACCGGCAATCAGGCGACCGGCAGCGGGCTGGGGTTGTCGATCGTTGCGCGGATCGCCGAGCATTTCGGCGCGAGTCTGCAGCTAGGCGCGGGAATCGGGGGCCGGGGGCTGGCGGTGCAGGTGTCGTTTCCGGCCTATCGCGCGCCGCGCTGA